A section of the Aminiphilus circumscriptus DSM 16581 genome encodes:
- a CDS encoding HIT family protein, with translation MKKIFAPWRMSYIGSIPPSDCIFCDFPARGDDCATFILHRGETCFTIMNIYPYNPGHVMVIPFRHVADYDGLRDEELLEMHRTVRQWLRVIRKIMAPQGFNLGVNVGKVAGAGVAGHVHLHIVPRWNGDTNFMPVFGDVRVVPEALEATYGRLKEGWNEDVPSDA, from the coding sequence ATGAAAAAAATCTTTGCTCCCTGGAGAATGTCCTACATCGGTTCGATTCCTCCGAGTGACTGTATTTTCTGCGATTTTCCCGCCCGCGGGGACGATTGCGCCACATTCATTCTCCATCGTGGAGAGACCTGTTTCACCATCATGAACATCTATCCGTACAATCCCGGGCATGTCATGGTCATCCCTTTTCGACACGTTGCCGATTACGATGGACTTCGTGACGAAGAATTGCTTGAAATGCACCGGACGGTGCGGCAATGGCTGCGTGTGATACGCAAGATCATGGCTCCGCAGGGCTTCAATTTGGGGGTCAACGTCGGAAAAGTCGCGGGAGCGGGTGTCGCTGGACATGTCCATTTGCATATTGTGCCGCGATGGAACGGGGATACGAACTTCATGCCGGTCTTCGGCGACGTCCGAGTTGTCCCCGAAGCACTGGAAGCCACGTACGGCAGGCTCAAAGAGGGATGGAACGAAGATGTCCCGAGCGACGCATAA
- a CDS encoding IMPACT family protein, which produces MSRATHKVEQQDCFLEPATSSDVARTIRRSLFLGHVRRATTEEEARDHIRDISRQYADANHNCWAYRVGYPSVREYYSDAGEPSGSAGKPILGAILRSGLTHVVVVVTRYFGGIKLGVRGLIDAYSGVTTEALSLAGVRESRLSSLFRVTVPYEGYQLLLRRLAPFGVTESDLFPDFGASIVFDVAVPRSMEDEVEALFDGHAKRGLLLAWERRS; this is translated from the coding sequence ATGTCCCGAGCGACGCATAAGGTGGAACAACAGGACTGCTTTCTTGAGCCCGCCACGTCATCGGACGTGGCGCGCACCATTCGTCGATCCCTTTTTCTCGGTCATGTTCGGCGGGCCACGACGGAAGAGGAAGCGCGAGACCACATTCGAGACATTTCAAGGCAATATGCGGATGCAAACCACAATTGCTGGGCTTATCGGGTTGGATATCCCTCCGTTCGTGAATATTATTCGGATGCGGGAGAACCTTCGGGATCTGCGGGGAAACCGATCTTGGGTGCCATTCTCCGGAGTGGGCTCACGCATGTTGTCGTTGTGGTGACGCGCTATTTCGGCGGCATTAAATTGGGAGTTCGTGGCCTCATCGATGCTTACAGCGGCGTGACCACCGAAGCCCTGTCCTTGGCGGGAGTGCGGGAATCACGTCTGTCCAGCCTTTTTCGCGTGACCGTTCCTTACGAGGGGTACCAGCTTCTTTTGCGTCGCCTCGCTCCGTTTGGTGTCACGGAGAGCGATCTCTTTCCGGATTTCGGTGCTTCGATCGTCTTTGACGTTGCCGTACCGCGCTCAATGGAGGATGAAGTGGAAGCGCTTTTCGACGGACATGCGAAGCGGGGACTGCTTCTCGCCTGGGAGCGTCGATCATAA